From Mauremys mutica isolate MM-2020 ecotype Southern chromosome 15, ASM2049712v1, whole genome shotgun sequence, one genomic window encodes:
- the CCDC9 gene encoding coiled-coil domain-containing protein 9 isoform X5 — MSATLDLKSKEEKDAELDKRIEALRKKNQALIKRYQEIEEDRKKAEQEGIAVTGSRRPRHSEGEPERKRADKDVSITVQVSLSPGEKRVVSGSRSPGAPKAGRGLPPRGAGRLGPYPSSRSPRAEQPDLPVWEGAGGGGGDGPSPGGRGRRPRGRGGAGTVTGAGDGGPDRRSKEWEERRRQNIEKMNEEMEKIAEYERNQRDGLQEKNPVRNFLDDPRRSGSFQEADRKEGSRRHVRNWGGPDFDKVKTGMEREKEWHAPGRRPGPKSGGPLDMTLSMTGRERAEYVRWKKEREQIDQERLARHRKPTGQWCREWDAEKTDTMFKEGSGTVPGPDPGARRDENKRPPRPPTFGEFLSEHRAERRRKGRGRPVPAKPYSMHDNRWEEKDEGPVAEEPDPHHEEPQQAEGLATQLPPEPRQPPDEDEDQWEDVSEEEEEDEGHLSSSGEEEEEEEAAPPVESPKAPRALKVGRGPAPKLDMPPPGAHGGQGKALSPFSPAEGYQPVSDWGEEMELNSPRGSVGDSPPQAQRAGPPGETAAAEPGGRGTAEAARQEEPAGRSMALAAPGGTERPEEPGVPATQAAAETPSQLEAEPAPGAVQITDVAQDQGEP, encoded by the exons ATG TCGGCCACGCTGGACCTGAAGTCGAAGGAGGAGAAGGATGCGGAGCTGGACAAGCGCATCGAGGCGCTGCGCAAGAAGAACCAGGCGCTCATCAAGCGCTACCAG GAGATCGAAGAGGATCGGAAGAAGGCCGAGCAGGAAGGCATCGCGGTGACGGGCTCGCGCCGGCCGCGCCACTCCGAGGGTGAGCCCGAGAGGAAGCGGGCGGACAAGGACGTCTCCATCACTGTCCAGGTCTCGCTGTCCCCCGGG GAGAAGCGCGTGGTCAGTGGCAGCAGGTCCCCCGGCGCGCCCAAGGCTGGCCGTGGCCTCCCCCCCCGGGGTGCAGGGCGGCTCGGACCGTACCCCTCCAGCCGGTCGCCGCGGGCGGAGCAGCCTGACCTGCCGgtctgggaaggggcaggaggcgGCGGAGGGGATGGGCCGTCTCCGGGCGGGCGAGGGCGCAGGCCGCGGGGCCGAGGAGGGGCCGGCACGGTCACGGGGGCAGGAGACGGAGGCCCTGACAGGAGATCCAAG GAGTGGGAGGAGCGAAGGCGGCAGAACATCGAGAAGATGAACGAGGAAATGGAGAAGATTGCGGAGTATGAGCGGAACCAGCGG GACGGGCTGCAGGAGAAGAACCCAGTGCGGAATTTCCTGGATGACCCGCGGCGCAGCGGCTCCTTCCAAGAGGCCGACCGCAAGGAGGGGAGCCGGCGGCACGTCCGCAACTGGGGGGGCCCTGACTTCGACAAGGTCAAGACCGGCATGGAGCGGGAGAAGGAGTGGCACGCCCCG ggccGCCGGCCAGGCCCCAAGAGTGGGGGGCCGCTGGACATGACGCTCTCCATGACGGGCCGGGAGCGGGCCGAGTACGTGCGCTGGAAGAAGGAGCGGGAGCAGATAGACCAGGAGCGGCTGGCGCGGCACCGCAAGCCCACGGGCCAGTGGTGCCGGGAGTGGGACGCCGAGAAGACGGACACCAT GTTTAAGGAGGGCAGTGGCACGGTGCCGGGACCGGACCCGGGCGCCAGGCGTG ACGAGAACAagcgccccccccggccgccCACCTTCGGGGAGTTCCTGTCCGAGCACCGGGCCGAGCGCAGGAGGAAGGGCCGGGGCCGACCCGTGCCCGCCAAGCCCTACAG catgCACGACAACCGGTGGGAGGAGAAGGACGAGGGGCCGGTGGCGGAGGAGCCCGACCCCCACCACGAGGAGCCGCAG CAGGCGGAGGGGCTGGCCACCCAGCtgccccccgagccccggcagccTCCCGACGAGGATGAGGACCAGTGGGAGGATgtcagtgaggaggaggaggaggatgaaggccACCTCAGCTCGTcgggcgaggaggaggaggaggaggaggcagcaccCCCGGTGGAGTCCCCGAAAGCCCCGCGGGCCCTGAAGGTTgggcgtggcccagcccccaagCTGGACATGCCGCCGCCAGGAGCCCATGGAGGACAGGGCAAAGCCCTcagccccttctccccagcgGAGGGCTACCAGCCTGTCTCAGACTGGGGCGAGGAGATGGAGCTGAACTCGCCCCggggcagtgtgggggacagCCCCCCCCAGGCACAGCGGGCAGGGCCCCCTGGAGAGACGGCAG ctgcagagccaggcGGGCGAGGCACGGCCGAGGCCGCACGGCAGGAGGAGCCGGCGGGGAGATCGATGGCGCTAGCAGCCCCTGGCGGCACAGAGAGGCCTGAGGAGCCGGGGGTCCCTGCAACgcaag cagccgcaGAGACCCCGAGCCAGCTGGAGGCGGAGCCGGCGCCGGGCGCGGTGCAAATCACGGACGTCGCGCAG GATCAGGGAGAGCCGTGA
- the LOC123349791 gene encoding C5a anaphylatoxin chemotactic receptor 1-like, which produces MSLTDLNDDYDLDSYGNFTAPIFDTPAPQTFQPTPILWASLVLYSLIFLLGVPGNAAVIWVTGFRMKRTVNTVWFLNLAVADLLCCLALPFLVVPAARGNRWELGDFACKLFPSFTILNMFASVLLLMAISVDRCALVTRPVWCQNHRTTRLAWGLSGAAWLLALLMILPTLIFRTTRTKEFSDQVTCVLDYARVASYQTTVEVSVATFRFAAGFLVPFVVIATCYGLVLARVHRSRFTRSRKTIKVILVVIIGFFVCWLPYHVVGLIQAANKSTTSLFKGASESDPLIVGLAYVNSCLNPIIYVIMGQDFKDRFQRSLKTILRNVLSEDSLSMGDSRKKTRSTQETKSTTEDRSIGV; this is translated from the coding sequence ATGAGCCTCACCGACTTGAATGATGACTACGATCTTGACTCATATGGTAACTTCACTGCGCCCATCTTCGACACGCCAGCTCCGCAGACTTTCCAGCCGACCCCCATCCTGTGGGCGTCTCTGGTTCTCTACTCCCTCATCTTCCTGCTGGGCGTGCCGGGGAATGCGGCTGTCATCTGGGTGACAGGCTTCCGGATGAAGCGCACGGTGAACACCGTCTGGTTCCTCAACCTGGCGGTGGCCGACCTCCTCTGCTGCCTGGCGCTGCCGTTCCTGGTCGTGCCCGCAGCCCGCGGCAACCGCTGGGAGCTGGGTGACTTTGCCTGCAAGCTGTTCCCATCCTTCACCATCCTGAACATGTTTGCCAGCGTCCTGCTCCTGATGGCCATCAGCGTGGACCGCTGCGCCCTGGTGACCAGGCCCGTCTGGTGCCAGAACCACCGCACGACCCGGCTGGCCTGGGGCCTGAGCGGGGCAGCCTGGCTCCTGGCTCTGCTCATGATCCTCCCAACCCTCATCTTCCGGACGACGCGCACCAAGGAGTTCTCAGACCAAGTGACGTGCGTCCTGGACTACGCTCGAGTGGCCAGTTACCAGACCACCGTCGAGGTGTCCGTCGCTACCTTCCGCTTCGCCGCCGGCTTCCTGGTCCCCTTCGTGGTGATCGCCACCTGCTACGGCCTGGTCCTGGCCCGCGTCCACAGGAGCCGTTTCACCCGCTCGCGCAAGACCATTAAGGTCATTCTTGTGGTGATTATCGGCTTCTTCGTGTGCTGGCTCCCCTACCACGTGGTGGGGCTGATCCAGGCCGCCAACAAGTCCACCACCAGCCTCTTCAAAGGTGCCTCTGAGTCCGACCCCTTGATTGTGGGTCTGGCTTACGTCAACAGCTGCCTCAACCCCATCATCTACGTCATCATGGGCCAGGACTTCAAAGACCGGTTCCAGCGCTCGCTGAAGACCATCCTCCGCAACGTGCTGAGCGAGGATTCGCTCTCCATGGGTGACAGCAGGAAGAAGACCAGATCCACGCAGGAGACCAAGTCCACGACGGAGGACCGAAGCATCGGGGTGTGA
- the INAFM1 gene encoding putative transmembrane protein INAFM1, which produces MKQREGEGPGQPVPPSYAGDRPRGGGKLLLGGGRAPPRWLRVATVCAYFLCVSLAALLLVIYYGLVWAPRGPGAENGTEPGPRAPRLCNHSGPGPGQREAAAEGALGGGRRPPAEERSGRQGPAGRTGWRGRDGTH; this is translated from the coding sequence ATGAAGCAGCGGGAGGGCGAGGGGCCCGGgcagccggtgccccccagctACGCCGGCGATCGGCCGCGGGGGGGCgggaagctgctgctggggggcggccgggcccccccgcgcTGGCTGCGAGTCGCCACCGTCTGCGCCTATTTCCTCTGCGTCTCGCTGGCCGCGCTGCTGCTGGTGATTTACTACGGGCTGGTGTGGGCGCCGCGCGGCCCCGGCGCGGAGAACGGCACCGAGCCCGGCCCGCGGGCCCCGCGGCTCTGCAACCACAGCGGCCCGGGGCCGGGGCAGCGGGAGGCGGCGGCCGAGGGGGCCCTGGGCGGCGGCCGGCGGCCCCCGGCGGAGGAGCGGAGCGGGCGGCAGGGCCCCGCGGGGCGCACGGGCTGGAGAGGCCGCGACGGGACCCACTGA